The Culex pipiens pallens isolate TS chromosome 2, TS_CPP_V2, whole genome shotgun sequence DNA window attttggtcattttggtcattttggtcattttggtcattttggtcatttcggtcatttcggtcattttggtcatttcggtcattttggtcattttggtcattttggtcattttggtcattttggtcatttcggtcatttcggtcatttcggtcattttggtcatattggtcattttggtcattttggtcattttggtcatattggtcattttggtcaatttggtcatttcggtcatttcggtcatttcggtcatttcggtcattctggtcattttggtcattttggtaatttcggtcatttcggtcattttggtcattttggtcattttggtcattttggtcattttggtcattttggtcatttcggtcattttggtcatttcggtcattttggtcattttggtcattttggtcattttggtcattttggtcattttggccattttggtcattttggtcattttggtcattttggtcattttggtcattttggtcattttggtcatttcggtcattttggtcattttggtcatttcggtcattttggtcattttggtcattttggtcattttggtcaatttggtcatttcggtcatttcggtcattttggtcatattggtcattttggtcattttggtcagtctggtcattttggtcattttggttatttcggtcattttggtcattttggtcatttcggtcatttcggtcattttggtcatttcggtcattttggtcatttcggtcatttcggtcattttggtcaatttggtcattttggtcaatttggtcaatttggtcatattggtcatttcggtcatttcggtcatttcggtcattttggtcatattggtcattttggtcattttggtcattttggtcattttggtcattttggtcaatttggtcatttcggtcatttcggtcattttggtcatattggtcattttggccattttggtcaatttggtcaatttggtcatattggtcattttggccattttggtcattttggccattttggtcattttggtcattttggtcattttggtcattttggtcattttggtcattttggtcattttggtcagtctggtcattttggtcattttggtcatttcggtcattttggtcattttggtcatttcggtcattttggtcatattggtcattttggtcattttggtcaatttggtcatttcggtcatttcggtcattttggtcatattggtcattttggccattttggtcattttggccattttggtcattttggtcattttggtcattttggtcattctggtcatttcggtcatttcggtcattttggtcatattggtcattttggtcattttggtcatttcggtcattttggtcattttggtcatttcggtcattttggtcatattggtcattttggtcatttcggtcattttggacattttggtcatctttttctttggtcaattttgtaatttttgtgagttttgtaatttttgtaatttttgcaatttttgaaatttttgtaatttttgttatttttgttatttttgttatttttgtattttttgtaatttttgtaattttttaatttttgtaattttattaacTAATTAATCCTGTCTAACCGTGTAGTATAACAGTTTTGAGTAAACAAAAGGACCTTCCCGACGTATATTCGCCGCCATTTGCCACCGTGCAGGGTTCTAGGAAACCACGCGTCCTCAACCTGTCCAGTAAAAACAAAGTTCCGACCTCTTTACTATCACCGGATGTCCAGCCTCGCCTACGGTTCCttctgcgccacctgctgcaatCTAATCACGCCTGAAGCGGAACCGTTGTCCTGTTCCGCTTGCTCCAAACCGTGCTGCTGGAAGTGCGCCAGCGAGCCGGCGGAATCGGTGTCGCTGTTTAACGCCCCGGCCGTCATCTGCGTGGCCTGTGACGCCGCGATGGATCTTCGTGGAGGAGGGAAGATGGTGCCGAAGCCACCGTTGGAGCAGGGATTGCAACGCTGCCGGATGCATCCGGAGCGGTTCCTGAACCTGTTTTGCTTGACCTGCCAGGTGCAGATCTGCTGCGACTGTTTCGTCGTGCAGCAGGACCACAAACGGCACACGATTGACTCGATCGAGGAGGTAGTTTCGGGTTGATTGTTTGTGATTGTGATTCATGGCTTGCTTTGTTTTAACAGGTTTACCGACAGAAGCTGCTGGAGACGGTGGAAAAGTTCCGGGAGATTCCGAAGCGGCTGAAGCTTGTGGACTGGGAGGCAGTCCGGCAGGTCgaggaaaatttgaagattattCAGGAGATGGAGACGCGGATTTTGGGTGACATTCGGCAGCTGTTTCAGCAGCGGACGGCGATCATGCTGAACAAGACGGCCGAGAAGAAGGCGGTTCTGCAAAAGACGAAGGACTTTGTGGACCGGACGGAGATGCAGCACCGGCAGACGCTGGAGAGCATCCAGGGATTGAACACTAACGACTTTCTGCGGCTGCAGGCCGCTTTGAACGAACGCTGCGAGAGCATCCTGAAGGATGTTGGCCAGCTGCAGGTGACCCCGGTTCGTTGGGATGACATCGATTGTGATTTGCTGCCCAGTTGCAAACTGCAGCCGATCTCACTGAATCTCCCGAACGGTGATGCTGCCAAGGAAAAACACGTCCAAATCCAGCTGATTGACGATTGTGGAATAGTTTGGAACACGACCTTCTTCATCGGCGGCCAATCGTTGGCCCTGGAGATGAAGCCGAACCGGCAGTTGGACGAGTTTCACTTCAAAGCCATCGTAGAAATGTCCCACTCGAGTCAGATCAAGGTTTCCGGCAAGAGCTTCAGCTTCAAAGGTTTCCTCGCTAAAAACGAGCTAATCTCGCTGCCCAAGCTGACCTCGGGTGGGTACCTGACCGACACCGGAGACCTGGTCATGCGGCTCGGAATTCGCCCGGAAAACATCCTAGAGGAATCGGACCTGCTGAAGGCACTGCTTGTGCAGCAGCGGAAGCTAAACAGTCAGCTCAAAGTGGAAAACGCCACCCTAAAAGATCAAAACTTTGTCCTCCGCGGAGACATGCTTCGTGTGAGCAGTGAGTCCCAGCAGAACAAAGAAACGCTCGAAACACAAGTGGTCGCCCTCACCCGGCGGCTCAAAATGTTCCAGCACAACTCGTACGTCCACCACCAGACGCTGCAGGTGCGTCCCCAAACGCCCATCAGTCCGGTGAGCCAACCGGAAGACGACAAGGAAAAACTCAGCTCGGACATGCAAATGTTGCGCACGAAGCTAGACGAGATGAAAACTTCCATGAAGGCCATGTAATACTCCGGTCGTGAGCGTCCTATCACCAACCAGTAGCTAACATTTCCGCCCCCTTTTCAGGAACCCCTTCGCGATCGGCAGCTTCGAGATCTACCGCTGGTCGAAGGACTCCAAGTTCTACTCGCCGCAGGTCGCGTCCCACGTCGGCGTCACGATCTACATCATCGTGCAGCCGAACTTTGCCTGCGAAAAGTCCTCGGATGTGAACGCGTACGTTTGCTGGGCCAAGGGACCAAAGTTGCGGTGCCAGATCTTCATCGAGGTGGTGAACGAGTTCGAGGACGAGTGCGTGCGCGAAGATCGCGTGTTTGACTTCTCCAAGGGAACTAGCTTCACCTGGAAGAGCGTCATCTCGCACTACAATCTGTTTCGCAGCGACGGATTTCTCAGTGACGATCACCTGAAGATCAAGTTCGGCGTTCGACCCGCCGTTGaatagttttgttttcttttttgtattttgttgacCAGCAGTGGCAATTGAGGAAATTGCAATCGAACTGCGagccttttttttgttaattattttCTTTGACTTGATTTATTCACGTTCGAGACTGTGAATTGTTCTTGTGAATTGATAATACTGGAAATAGTCGATATTTCCTTTCGTGAAGATGTTTTATGTTCCCTTGacgaaataacaaaataaaactgtAATCTGTACATTGATCGGACGAGAAGAAAACGAgtgtatttaatttaatttgtccGAGGAGGTTAGACTTAAAATGTAATGGTTTAATtataatcaaacttttttttattttgtaagaaTCGGggatgaaatgtgatccgttcacagaatcctctccgcggtaaacacaacgcagtagggctggccgcaataatttttgtaatacattttcgttTTCGGATGTActacaattattaataatgacaagaaaagtgcttttgacgtaatctaatcacaagactttctagcatgctttcatcggactggctgcgtttgtgttagtttagattagattagattagtaagAATTGGGGATCTAAGAATGTATTTTGcttgacagctcattccaaGCTTAATCCATAGTAAAATATGGCGctgtattttcatttaaaaaaaaaataaaaaaaaactaaaccagaaatggaaattttgaaacactatcatttttaaattgtaaatttgtgattgtgcgaaaaaaaataatattttttttttgaaaagatttaatttttaaattctttaatattaaaattcaacaaaaaatatattttaaaagatgagaactcaaaatttgtgatacatacactcaaattttaacattcttattcttaaattattgaatttttcaataaaataaacactaaaattgacaatatatttgaaatccttaaattttatagctctaacatttttaaattcttacatttcaacattttaaaatttcaaaatcattaaatttcaataatcatTTATTTCAACATTCTTCTTctcttttgaaattcaaaaattcctaaattctttaaaaaaaataattaatttctgAATTCTAAAAATAGAGAACTAAAACAATCCTTTAATTTTATAactctaaaatttgaaatttcttacatttcaacattcaaaatttttgaaatttttaaacaataaaacttaaaaataaaaataaaactaaaatcttaaattaaaaaaaacttccatttaaatattgttcatttgaaaaattttaattctaaaacaaaaaaaaaacttcaattctaaaactctaacaCTCTAATATTCCGAACACCAAAATTATGACACTCTAGAATTTAAGTATtctataattcttaaattctttaattttagagttatttaattataaaattatttaattcttgaataaaaaatctaaaattgtcaaattttaaaattgtgaaatttaaaaattcttaaaccctatttaaatattttaaatttatgaattctcaAAATcgagaactgatttttttccaaattcaatctttaggacgcgttggaaaggtcttttgattatgcATCCAACAATGCCTCGCATGATTTCCGGTCCGGACatcatgttcatgttcaaatatctgagatccgccttcaaaaaagtgtaaaataacgcttaagtggttataactttagATAGAGTTTtcagatctcaaatattttggacGCATTGAAAAGGTATTTTTATGCAGAaagatttttcaagtttaagaattttaaaaattttaattcttttaatctaaaattattataattttaaaattttgatatctttaaattttagaatcggaattgaaatcttgaaatttttctacatttctggagttttttttttttttggaaaggtcaTATAAACcatatttccaatttttgctttttgggtttttttagaaccgccttgtgtcagggtattcaaaaacacaaaaaaattgtttataaggacctttaaaaaaaaaactctggattcgaattttaaaatgtttgatctGAATGTTGGCAAGGGGTAATGTTTCTCTCTggtttattttatgtattttgaacaaaaataaacaaaattcgaCCTTTTGATTTTCGGCCTTCAAGATTCGGCAAGATTTCGTTTTGAGATTCGGCTTTATGAGGCACCTCTGGATTAtcaccataaaaaaaatcaaatcaaattattcgctctacagcattgccctGGCGTTCTCGatagcgagattcctactcgaaactaggtgtccgaaggcttgattgttgaggcaattgcaaacctctttttacaccttagcttccatccaccccgggattcgaactgattacctttggattgttagtccaactgcctaccagcgactccaccgagacaggacccagggagacgacccctacacctggattgagctaacgacctaaccctctaggttaagaccggggccaacatttacttccccgtccgacggaaggcgtggtcagacaaatctcgtctcgaaaaatgtcacagggaccgtctgggatcgaacccaagccgactgggtgagaggcaatcacgcttacccctacaccacggttcccggtatCACCATAAGTACATTGAATAAAAACAGTTCGATCAAATtaagggaactataccctttctcagcctatttttattatcggcctatcagcactttgatcatgaattacagcttaaataaaatgtttttgactgttccaaagtaataaatagctcaaaaagaaaaatgagcaagcaactcatcattgttgatacacctgaaaatgttgatttaatagcgggaaacggcaaaagtgatgagaattggtagAACGGCTTAGATTAAAATGGGTACATTTTccctagggaccatccataaaccacgtggacacttaggGGAGTAAGGGGGGGAGAGGGAGCGTATGGTGATTGACAagcgctccatacaaaaatgagtttttttgtatggacaattgtccacgaggggggaggggggggtcagattaccaaaaaaaagtaGTGTCCACGTgctttgtggatggtcccctatgtgattttttcatgaaacgaTCCTTTCCTTGACCGCTTCTTGAGcgtttttatttgaagttttgcgTTCTTTCCGAGTTGCGTGCCTTTCCAATAttccataatttaaaatttaattattaatttgaatttatattcgcaaatcattttgaaataaacaaaacataaatgTTTGCACCTATCGCTTCTTGGCCCAACCCAGCAGTCGTATAACACTTTGCAGCGAGCCCAGCAGTTTTCCGCaagcgccgccgccgccgcgcaACTGTCCTACACGCTttcttcttttgacattttgtcaaATTGCGTCTTGGCCCGCACTCTGCCCCAGGCGCGCTCACACCCACTGGGCACTCTCGCGCTGGTTCTCCGCTAAATCGCTCTCGCGCGGGTCGTCGGCCATTACACATTCGGGTTTGTTCTATTTGCgagaaaaatattaaacttttGTAATCTTTCCGCGCACTGGTGAAATCTGAACCTGGGGAAAGCCGCGTCGCGTTCCGGATTGTGCGTTGTTTGGCGAGCGGGGAGGGGCGAGTGATGTTGTTTTGAAGTGCGTTTCCAAAAGAAAAAGGGGGCCCACAAAAAAGTGCGTGAAATTTCTCGGTggtaaagcgaaaaaaaaagaaggagtGTTTGTGTGTCTCTTCCGAATTTGTAAATCCCCCCGCAGAAGAGAGGAGGATGCCATGAAATCGGTcacggtgacgacgacgacgatgaaacCCGGAGGAGGAGGCCCCGACGGAAGTGGCCAACCAGCGGACCAGAAATTGGTGGCACTGGTGAAGAAAAACGGCGAAGAAAACTGTGGTAAATACTGTTCCCCGGAGGAACAGCCCAAACAGAGGCAGCCGCAGGGGGACAAGGCGTCGAAAAATCACGTAGACAGTGCCGCGAAaatcgcgacgacgacgacgaaaacgACGTCCGTACACCCCtgcacctcctcctcctccaccccGTCGACGACAACGGCCGCATTTGctaaaaataatgataaatgcGAAACAGCACCGGCGAAGAAGGATAACATCGGCAATAGTTTGGTCAACAGCAGCGGCAGCTCCTCGGTCAATTCGACGGGGAAATCCGtggcaccgtcgtcgtcgtcgacgacgacgacgccaacGGTGGCCCCCATCCGGAGTGATAATGGTAAATGCTTTCACCTGTTTAGAAACAACTAGAACAGTCAAGAATGATCCAAACCTAGCAATTCATCCGGATCTGATCCGGGAATCGACGGCAAAAAGAGGGGAATGTTGTCATTGTTGTGGTTTGAACTTCCCACCCCTCGTACAAGAAATGGCGCTCTTCTTGCGGATATCGATCTTTCTAAACATTCCGGTATTGATTTTGTGGCTGCTTCCGGAGGCAAAAGCTCCGTTTGTGGGTTGCGATTTCATTAAATATTAAAGGGCGTAATGAGTTAAAAATGGGGTGATTACGGgttaaaatgtcataaagttgGGAATGAGGATCGGGTTGAACTGGGTTAAAGAGATTAAAGGACCTAGGAGAAGACTTTTGCTATTTTAACATGCTTAGTAATTTGGATTTAGAAACTGCTCTTCGTATGTTTTAATTTATATATTAGCACATTCACGTACTTATCGCTTCTTAAATCTCGAATAATTAGATAAGACAGACAGTAGAACTGAAGTTGGAGTCTCCAAACTTTTAGAAGCCGGATTTAGAGTCactgaaaaagttacatgaATCCGCACTGCGGATTCCGTTAAATTgttgttaaatttcaaattgcgCCATTGTTCAAACTTTGCTCTACAATATTTATCGTAAAGAATGACATTGTCTAAGATTTTTGTGTTGCAAATATTCAGTTCAAATGATCGAAAAGTTGATTTTCACAACATTTAAAACACGCTCAAATTCAATTAATCACCTCTACGGTTAAATTTGCGCAAATGGCCTGGCCATTTTAATTAcgttattttgacaatttctttgAAATCAGTTGTTTTCATCTGATAAGTTCAAAGTTGGCATGAAGTTTGCTGGTTCTTGGTAGT harbors:
- the LOC120412651 gene encoding uncharacterized protein LOC120412651 produces the protein MSSLAYGSFCATCCNLITPEAEPLSCSACSKPCCWKCASEPAESVSLFNAPAVICVACDAAMDLRGGGKMVPKPPLEQGLQRCRMHPERFLNLFCLTCQVQICCDCFVVQQDHKRHTIDSIEEVYRQKLLETVEKFREIPKRLKLVDWEAVRQVEENLKIIQEMETRILGDIRQLFQQRTAIMLNKTAEKKAVLQKTKDFVDRTEMQHRQTLESIQGLNTNDFLRLQAALNERCESILKDVGQLQVTPVRWDDIDCDLLPSCKLQPISLNLPNGDAAKEKHVQIQLIDDCGIVWNTTFFIGGQSLALEMKPNRQLDEFHFKAIVEMSHSSQIKVSGKSFSFKGFLAKNELISLPKLTSGGYLTDTGDLVMRLGIRPENILEESDLLKALLVQQRKLNSQLKVENATLKDQNFVLRGDMLRVSSESQQNKETLETQVVALTRRLKMFQHNSYVHHQTLQVRPQTPISPVSQPEDDKEKLSSDMQMLRTKLDEMKTSMKAMNPFAIGSFEIYRWSKDSKFYSPQVASHVGVTIYIIVQPNFACEKSSDVNAYVCWAKGPKLRCQIFIEVVNEFEDECVREDRVFDFSKGTSFTWKSVISHYNLFRSDGFLSDDHLKIKFGVRPAVE